One Pantoea trifolii genomic region harbors:
- the arnC gene encoding undecaprenyl-phosphate 4-deoxy-4-formamido-L-arabinose transferase translates to MLEEKAIRKVSVVIPVYNEEESLPELVRRTDAACAELALEYEILLVDDGSSDRSGEMIADAADMPGSHVVGVLLNRNYGQHSAIMAGFSHVSGDLIITLDADLQNPPEEIPNLVKAAQQGYDVVGTVRQNRQDSWFRRRASRTINHLIQRVTGKAMGDYGCMLRAYRRHIVDAMLNCHERSTFIPILANTFARRTIELPVAHAEREFGDSKYSFMRLINLMYDLVTCLTTTPLRLLSIVGSLIALAGFAFSLILIVLRLFLGAAWAGDGVFLLFAVLFIFVGAQFIGMGLLGEYIGRIYNDVRARPRYFIQRVIHPQQKASSVQEIEQ, encoded by the coding sequence ATGTTGGAAGAAAAAGCCATTCGTAAAGTCTCCGTGGTGATCCCGGTGTACAACGAAGAGGAGAGCTTGCCGGAGTTGGTGCGTCGTACCGACGCGGCCTGCGCGGAATTAGCTCTGGAGTACGAGATTCTGCTGGTTGATGACGGCAGCAGCGATCGCTCGGGCGAGATGATTGCTGACGCTGCGGATATGCCGGGCAGCCATGTGGTTGGCGTATTACTCAATCGTAATTACGGCCAGCACTCGGCGATCATGGCGGGCTTTAGCCACGTGAGCGGCGACTTGATCATCACGCTGGATGCCGATCTGCAAAACCCGCCGGAAGAGATCCCGAACCTGGTGAAAGCGGCGCAGCAGGGTTATGACGTGGTGGGCACCGTGCGTCAAAACCGGCAGGACAGCTGGTTCCGTCGTCGCGCCTCACGCACCATCAATCACCTGATTCAGCGCGTGACTGGCAAAGCGATGGGCGACTACGGCTGCATGTTGCGCGCTTATCGCCGCCATATTGTTGATGCGATGCTGAACTGCCACGAGCGCAGCACCTTTATTCCCATCCTCGCTAACACCTTTGCGCGCCGCACCATTGAGCTGCCGGTGGCGCATGCCGAGCGCGAGTTTGGCGATTCAAAATACAGCTTTATGCGGCTGATTAACCTGATGTATGACCTGGTGACTTGCCTCACCACCACGCCGCTGCGTCTGCTGAGTATCGTCGGCAGCCTGATTGCGCTGGCCGGGTTTGCCTTCTCGCTGATTCTGATTGTGCTGCGTCTGTTCCTCGGCGCCGCCTGGGCCGGCGATGGCGTGTTCCTGCTGTTCGCCGTGCTGTTTATTTTTGTCGGTGCGCAGTTTATCGGCATGGGATTACTCGGCGAATACATCGGCCGCATTTATAACGACGTACGCGCCCGACCGCGCTACTTCATCCAACGTGTGATTCACCCACAGCAAAAAGCCTCATCTGTACAGGAAATTGAGCAATGA